In a genomic window of Nocardiopsis mwathae:
- a CDS encoding phage terminase small subunit P27 family, translated as MGRRGPKPRPTALKALEGARPQKINPNEPIPSEGDVHPPAWLASDDGTDRGDTALAVWNRLAPDMETMGVLTSWDVDLFAVYCDAVVNHRRASAEVARRGILVEGQRGNLVKNPALQVARDYADMMSRIGARFGLSPSDRAGIDIVEGDDPDGAERYFT; from the coding sequence ATGGGCCGACGCGGCCCCAAACCTCGCCCCACCGCACTGAAAGCTTTGGAAGGTGCACGACCGCAGAAGATTAACCCCAACGAGCCCATCCCATCGGAGGGGGACGTACACCCTCCGGCGTGGCTGGCGTCCGACGACGGCACCGATAGGGGAGATACTGCACTCGCCGTATGGAACCGCCTAGCCCCAGACATGGAAACAATGGGCGTTCTGACGTCGTGGGACGTGGACCTGTTCGCGGTGTACTGCGACGCGGTGGTGAATCACCGTCGAGCGTCAGCCGAGGTCGCACGTCGCGGGATCCTCGTCGAGGGGCAGCGCGGGAATCTGGTGAAGAACCCGGCCCTTCAGGTAGCGCGCGACTACGCCGACATGATGTCGCGCATCGGTGCCCGCTTCGGGCTCTCGCCTTCCGACCGCGCAGGGATCGACATTGTCGAAGGCGACGACCCTGATGGGGCAGAACGGTATTTCACCTGA
- a CDS encoding phage major capsid protein: protein MGRRSSVQIKAELAAEVKKATAIADRWDAENREPTQVEREEARASVERANRLNSELKKAKTEEEIKKAIEPLERLGPPTMNGGPGWSHNGLSGAWRKTEATGDAWASGTADQLSKAAGQVGVKALTFGAVEVAAPLSGDPVTLPSAPRRITDLLVSRKPLGGPVFSFLRMIARENNAAPVPDGGLKPTSRFSFENVEDRARVVAHVSEPLPLRYFEDYTNLVRFLETEMFNGVLTTIEAQAIAGDGVGENFTGILHTSGVVNVAFAGDPLRTLRRARTEMEMLAESPTAWVFHPRDLESVDLMRENSNESGGFLVGSGQLAESNVFGNLPRVASAVVPQGTAILADWRQATLLSLGSLVLDADKSGDNFTHNLVQLRAEGRYGIAVQRPQAFAVIDIQGGDGR from the coding sequence ATGGGTCGCCGTAGCAGTGTTCAAATCAAGGCTGAATTGGCCGCTGAGGTTAAGAAAGCAACGGCAATTGCCGATAGATGGGACGCGGAGAATCGCGAACCAACTCAGGTGGAGCGTGAAGAAGCACGCGCCAGCGTGGAACGGGCGAACCGCCTGAACTCTGAACTGAAAAAAGCGAAAACTGAAGAGGAGATCAAGAAGGCTATTGAGCCCCTTGAGCGCCTCGGTCCGCCCACCATGAACGGGGGGCCTGGATGGTCTCACAATGGCCTCTCCGGGGCGTGGAGAAAAACCGAAGCCACCGGCGACGCGTGGGCGTCAGGAACTGCTGACCAGCTCAGCAAGGCGGCCGGACAGGTCGGGGTCAAAGCCCTGACGTTCGGGGCGGTGGAGGTTGCCGCCCCTCTCTCTGGTGACCCGGTTACCCTCCCGTCCGCACCTCGCCGTATTACTGACCTGTTGGTCTCGCGCAAGCCGCTGGGCGGACCGGTTTTCTCGTTCCTGCGCATGATTGCCAGGGAGAACAACGCCGCTCCCGTTCCGGACGGGGGGCTGAAGCCCACGTCCCGTTTCAGCTTTGAGAACGTCGAAGATCGTGCGCGGGTGGTCGCCCATGTGTCGGAGCCGCTTCCGCTGCGCTACTTCGAGGACTACACGAACCTTGTCCGGTTCCTGGAAACCGAGATGTTCAACGGCGTCCTCACCACGATCGAAGCCCAGGCCATCGCGGGGGATGGTGTCGGGGAGAACTTCACCGGCATCCTGCACACGTCCGGAGTCGTGAACGTGGCGTTCGCTGGTGACCCGTTGCGAACCCTTCGCCGGGCGCGCACGGAGATGGAGATGCTCGCCGAGTCTCCGACAGCGTGGGTCTTCCACCCCCGCGACCTCGAATCCGTGGACCTGATGAGGGAGAACAGCAATGAGTCCGGCGGTTTCCTCGTCGGATCCGGTCAACTCGCCGAGTCCAACGTCTTCGGGAATCTCCCCCGCGTCGCTTCTGCGGTCGTGCCGCAGGGAACAGCGATCCTTGCCGACTGGAGGCAGGCGACCTTGCTGTCTCTCGGCTCGCTTGTCCTCGACGCGGACAAGTCCGGCGACAACTTCACCCACAACCTCGTCCAGCTCCGGGCGGAAGGGCGCTACGGCATCGCGGTCCAGCGTCCGCAGGCCTTCGCCGTGATTGACATCCAGGGTGGAGACGGGCGCTAG
- a CDS encoding AAA family ATPase has product MRPLERIRDALVNGGFRIQRDRGDSFQAQCPHHDDHNPSLSVAWKDGRGDDVPRVVLHCFAGCDTADVVTALGMRMGDLFAEDAQSSSKCDHRGLWRSQRPRAIYPYVDGDGEVLYYQRRYACPICGDVKVFIPHDPQTRKNGLPQGVRVLYNLPAVREAAACGGVVYVVEGEKDADRLNEVGIVATTAINGAMARWEQSYSQALHGARVIVVADNDGPGVERARGVAGALLGFARSVRVVRTPLQGKGADVSDHLDAGYCLADLVDIEDSDNGADSDDRNDEGELSDAVSQRLAELRTLLLGSADLDGLPEPEPVIDGMLFRDSLAWVHGKPGNGKSFLVLDWAGCVATARPWQERSVCAPGTVLYLVAEGMSGVRRRVRAWESWNGVPMDQVKFLPVAVQMLSATDRDAFVQLAESLSPSLVIIDTQARVTVGADENSSTDMGRLVAAADAIREATRACVLLVHHEARSGDTLRGSTALEGAATTLVRVTKDKTTVRVDCTKQKDAEPFAPVMLRLVPHGDGAVLQPQTIAGHSVELTESERAVWKALRDTFGTAGANPGQLREVSGVPRSSFYRAVKSLINREMIRDAGTPKHAHYVPMDVVEGSGVPPGPTRSRSADSSLSHVPHPFRGGTDGTGASHGVTLTATGIVPSQMETERGEPRRLREDGGAYPLPKCETTQEEMKAA; this is encoded by the coding sequence ATGAGGCCGCTGGAACGGATCCGGGACGCGCTGGTAAACGGAGGCTTCCGGATCCAGCGGGATCGTGGAGACAGTTTCCAAGCTCAGTGTCCGCACCATGACGATCACAATCCTTCGCTGTCTGTGGCGTGGAAGGACGGTCGCGGTGACGACGTCCCTCGGGTCGTGCTCCACTGCTTCGCCGGATGTGACACGGCCGACGTGGTGACAGCGTTGGGCATGAGAATGGGCGATCTCTTCGCCGAGGATGCTCAAAGCTCCTCCAAGTGCGATCACCGTGGTCTGTGGCGCAGCCAGCGACCGAGGGCCATCTATCCCTACGTCGATGGGGATGGGGAAGTTCTCTACTACCAGCGGCGGTACGCGTGTCCGATATGCGGCGATGTGAAGGTGTTCATCCCTCATGACCCGCAGACCAGGAAGAACGGCCTGCCTCAAGGGGTGCGCGTCCTCTACAACCTTCCGGCTGTTCGTGAGGCGGCCGCATGCGGCGGTGTGGTCTATGTGGTGGAGGGTGAGAAGGACGCCGACCGGCTCAATGAAGTGGGCATCGTGGCCACGACTGCCATCAACGGAGCTATGGCGAGGTGGGAACAGTCCTACAGCCAAGCCCTTCACGGGGCGCGGGTGATCGTGGTCGCCGACAACGACGGTCCTGGTGTGGAACGGGCGCGCGGTGTCGCTGGCGCGCTCCTCGGGTTCGCCCGATCCGTTCGGGTGGTACGTACTCCGCTGCAAGGAAAGGGGGCGGATGTCTCGGATCATCTCGACGCCGGCTACTGCCTTGCCGACCTGGTGGACATCGAGGACTCGGACAATGGTGCTGACAGCGATGACCGGAACGATGAGGGCGAGCTGTCGGACGCGGTGTCTCAGCGGCTCGCTGAGTTGCGAACACTGCTCCTCGGCTCTGCTGACCTCGATGGACTTCCTGAACCGGAACCGGTCATTGACGGCATGCTGTTCCGGGACAGCCTCGCATGGGTTCACGGCAAGCCCGGGAATGGGAAGTCGTTCCTGGTATTGGACTGGGCCGGATGCGTCGCGACCGCCCGACCGTGGCAAGAACGGAGCGTGTGCGCTCCGGGAACAGTGCTCTACCTCGTCGCCGAAGGGATGAGTGGGGTCCGACGCCGAGTCCGGGCATGGGAGTCCTGGAACGGGGTTCCAATGGATCAGGTGAAGTTCCTGCCAGTAGCAGTGCAGATGCTGAGTGCCACAGACAGGGACGCCTTCGTTCAGCTCGCCGAGTCCCTGTCTCCCTCTCTCGTGATCATCGACACCCAAGCCCGGGTGACTGTGGGGGCCGACGAGAACAGCTCGACTGACATGGGACGCCTGGTTGCTGCTGCCGACGCCATCCGGGAAGCCACACGGGCGTGTGTGCTCCTCGTCCATCACGAGGCACGCAGCGGGGACACCCTGCGTGGATCGACGGCGCTGGAAGGCGCTGCCACCACCCTCGTTCGGGTCACGAAGGACAAGACGACAGTTCGTGTCGACTGCACGAAACAGAAGGACGCCGAGCCCTTCGCCCCTGTCATGCTGCGGCTCGTGCCGCACGGTGATGGTGCGGTGCTCCAGCCCCAGACCATCGCGGGACACAGCGTTGAACTCACCGAGTCCGAACGGGCTGTCTGGAAGGCACTGCGAGACACGTTTGGGACTGCCGGAGCGAACCCGGGCCAGTTGCGTGAGGTTTCCGGGGTCCCTCGCAGCAGCTTCTATCGTGCGGTGAAATCCCTGATCAACCGGGAAATGATCCGTGACGCAGGAACGCCCAAGCACGCTCACTACGTGCCCATGGATGTGGTGGAGGGTTCGGGTGTCCCACCTGGTCCCACGCGGTCCCGCTCAGCCGACAGTTCCCTGTCCCACGTCCCACACCCCTTTAGGGGTGGGACGGATGGGACTGGGGCTTCTCATGGCGTGACCCTGACCGCTACGGGGATAGTCCCTTCTCAAATGGAGACGGAGCGCGGGGAACCCCGACGCCTCCGTGAAGACGGTGGGGCGTACCCGCTCCCGAAATGTGAGACGACACAAGAGGAGATGAAAGCAGCATGA
- a CDS encoding helix-turn-helix domain-containing protein gives MEESKRGRTHSTVGRTGSQVARNLRRFRTFRGITTEALAEQVANRGVPIQASAITKIEKEQRRVSVDELMALAVALNVTPNSLLLPTDVDRDQPVEITGLRESERIAAGYAWHWATGLGLLDEDAGPHPSVLPWWLHDQFNAEHLTSIMERLTPGAGARVTPDLLRATREGDPQAPEEDGK, from the coding sequence ATGGAAGAATCTAAGCGAGGGCGCACCCACAGCACAGTCGGCCGCACCGGATCCCAGGTCGCCCGGAACCTACGCCGGTTCAGAACCTTTCGAGGCATCACGACTGAAGCACTCGCCGAACAGGTCGCCAACCGAGGCGTACCGATCCAAGCGAGCGCGATCACGAAGATCGAGAAGGAACAACGCCGGGTCTCCGTGGATGAACTCATGGCCCTAGCCGTGGCCCTCAACGTGACCCCGAACTCCCTGCTGCTACCCACAGACGTCGATCGAGATCAACCAGTCGAGATCACCGGCCTGCGCGAGAGTGAACGCATCGCCGCTGGCTATGCCTGGCACTGGGCAACTGGGCTCGGACTGCTCGACGAAGATGCCGGACCCCACCCGTCCGTATTGCCATGGTGGCTGCATGACCAGTTCAACGCCGAACACCTCACCAGCATCATGGAGCGGCTCACTCCGGGGGCCGGAGCACGGGTCACGCCTGATCTGCTCAGAGCGACTAGGGAGGGCGACCCGCAAGCACCCGAGGAGGATGGTAAGTAG
- a CDS encoding tyrosine-type recombinase/integrase, producing the protein MARAWVYDRTKDKTYCEAVKKAKVAKRTPPARWMVRYYDPAGKLKSAGTYKKKPDAEKRQTEIEASLHEGTYRNPADGKVTFGEIAEKWLASRTDVKPATWWKYRSLLDNHILDRWGDLPLTAIHTEDIAVWIAELQKPRDEGGSNLGASQTCHAHAVLSMVLGWCVPRRIALNPARGVTLPKPTEAEHVYLSYEQVEKLADAAANLRTKYNQTSAASSANRVLILLLAYTGLRWSEAAALRVGKVDLEKRRIRVSVTFSDVKGELIEQLPKTGERRTVPIPAFLVAELKPLVDGRDADAYVFTTKRGAPLRIHNWRNREFSKARKSAGLDGMGLTPHKLRHTAASLAIAAGADVKVVQQMLGHATATMTLDTYGHLFPDRLDEVADAMDAGRIKATQ; encoded by the coding sequence GTGGCACGGGCATGGGTTTATGACCGCACAAAGGACAAGACCTACTGCGAAGCGGTGAAGAAGGCGAAGGTGGCCAAGCGCACGCCTCCCGCACGATGGATGGTCCGCTACTACGACCCCGCTGGGAAGCTGAAGAGCGCGGGAACCTATAAGAAGAAGCCGGACGCCGAGAAGCGGCAGACGGAGATCGAGGCAAGCCTTCATGAGGGCACCTACCGGAACCCTGCGGACGGGAAGGTGACCTTCGGCGAGATCGCGGAGAAGTGGTTGGCGTCGCGGACCGACGTCAAGCCCGCCACGTGGTGGAAGTACCGGAGCCTGCTGGACAACCACATCCTCGACCGGTGGGGGGACCTTCCCCTCACCGCGATCCACACCGAGGACATCGCCGTATGGATCGCTGAACTTCAGAAGCCGCGTGATGAGGGTGGAAGCAACCTCGGCGCATCCCAGACGTGCCATGCGCATGCGGTGCTGTCCATGGTCCTCGGATGGTGCGTTCCGCGCCGGATCGCGCTCAACCCTGCGAGGGGTGTGACGCTTCCCAAGCCCACCGAAGCGGAGCACGTCTACCTGTCCTATGAGCAGGTGGAAAAGCTTGCGGACGCCGCCGCAAACCTGAGGACGAAGTACAACCAGACGTCAGCGGCCTCGTCGGCGAACCGTGTCTTGATCCTGCTGCTCGCGTACACGGGTCTTCGGTGGAGCGAGGCGGCAGCGCTCCGTGTCGGCAAAGTGGACCTTGAGAAGCGGCGCATCCGCGTCTCTGTCACGTTCTCCGACGTCAAGGGCGAGCTGATCGAGCAGCTTCCCAAGACCGGCGAGCGGCGCACGGTCCCCATCCCCGCCTTTCTGGTGGCCGAGTTGAAACCGCTGGTCGACGGGCGCGACGCGGACGCCTACGTGTTCACCACGAAGAGGGGCGCCCCGCTGCGTATCCACAACTGGCGGAACCGAGAGTTCAGCAAGGCTCGCAAGAGCGCCGGGCTCGACGGGATGGGGCTCACTCCGCACAAGCTCCGGCACACGGCGGCGTCCCTGGCGATCGCAGCCGGTGCCGACGTCAAGGTGGTTCAGCAGATGCTCGGCCACGCCACCGCAACCATGACGCTCGACACTTACGGCCACCTGTTCCCGGACCGGCTCGACGAGGTGGCCGACGCGATGGACGCCGGTCGGATCAAGGCGACTCAGTAG
- a CDS encoding BTAD domain-containing putative transcriptional regulator has protein sequence MLGALLVDLDKEVTVERLIGYLWDDDPPRTARSVIQVQISHLRRAFPDVIQTTAGGYLAQVEPDKVDLHRYRDLVARARTAGDPAEALVLWNKALACWRGQPFSGTGSDQLWYSVCRPLLEERWAAVTAWAECAFSLHLYSEIVTRLTPLVREDPLRERLQYLLIAALSRSGQRASALAVFHETRQHLAEELGVDPSPDVKELYERILKDTETGVDGSLSAVRLVATPADPASDGRSDVAAEPSSEFVPRNDLPRDIPDFTGRERPLQELIDIGEHSSGRAEAVVIAGPGGAGKTTLAVHAAHRLVEHFPDGQLFIDLYGFTVDQKPLDALAALGVLLRAVGVEPDAIPESVEERSALWRAMLAGKRVLVVLDNAVSSAQVSPLMPAAPGSLTLVTSRQDIAVVSGARYISLGMLDEESSLELFSAILGTARVEQEPEQAQVVVSLCGGLPLALRIVGGRMLSRPRWTFAHVEQRLREHQRRFRELRLDGHSVEAVFELSYQSLNAVQQRTFLFLGIMIGSSVDLHGATSLLKYEPPDADDLLQELVSVCLLEESAVDVYRFHDLIGAYARQKALEIIPKEDIEAARRRMAEYYLDMSQSAADLMGPRGHDYERDEAEISRYRNEISCRAEAVAWFEVHQENLVHALDFFASDGAGDASWLLVDAIWRFYAFQGRTELLITIQGKALEISRAQGNERGISIMLVGLGIAHCLSGRFETSIRFLSEALEILNKIGEERGVLRVYGNLGMVYERMGRFHDALSCAWKVLERAVSEGDRRLEVMQRANIALMYQVLGDYPKAIEFCEVARRIVVEEQLEGDAHIPRIMGEVKVGMGEFDEGFRYLEEALKTAQTLGSQAQEIYTRNGLAIAFREFGDLDAAVEAHITALELGRSTGQRSGDAEILNELGVTYARGARHADARDSHGQALDLARERGERHAEGRALLGLGTLPPDIIDRDSAVEYLTAAARICGELGVPEAEAAQAELQRLRGDA, from the coding sequence GTGCTGGGCGCGCTCTTGGTGGATCTCGACAAAGAGGTGACGGTCGAACGGCTGATCGGTTACCTCTGGGATGATGATCCGCCGCGCACCGCGCGTTCGGTGATCCAGGTGCAGATCTCGCACCTGCGGCGTGCATTCCCTGATGTCATCCAGACGACGGCGGGTGGGTACCTGGCGCAAGTCGAGCCCGACAAGGTCGACCTCCATCGCTATCGTGACCTGGTTGCCCGTGCGCGAACAGCAGGAGATCCGGCGGAGGCGCTCGTCCTGTGGAACAAGGCCCTGGCCTGCTGGCGGGGGCAGCCCTTCTCCGGGACCGGATCCGACCAGCTTTGGTACTCGGTGTGCCGGCCGTTGCTGGAGGAGCGCTGGGCCGCGGTCACTGCCTGGGCTGAATGCGCCTTCTCTCTGCACCTCTACTCCGAGATCGTGACCCGCCTGACGCCGTTGGTGCGAGAGGATCCACTGCGGGAGCGCCTGCAGTACCTGCTGATCGCCGCGCTCTCCCGCAGTGGCCAGCGTGCCTCCGCCCTCGCCGTCTTCCACGAAACCCGGCAGCACCTGGCCGAGGAACTGGGGGTGGACCCGAGCCCGGACGTCAAGGAGCTCTACGAGCGGATTCTGAAGGACACCGAAACCGGCGTGGACGGCTCGTTGAGCGCGGTCCGCCTTGTTGCCACACCGGCAGATCCTGCTTCCGATGGTCGCAGTGATGTTGCTGCGGAGCCCTCATCGGAATTCGTTCCGCGCAATGATCTTCCCCGCGACATCCCTGACTTCACCGGTCGGGAACGGCCCCTTCAGGAACTCATCGATATCGGGGAACACAGCTCGGGCCGCGCTGAGGCCGTCGTGATCGCGGGTCCGGGTGGTGCGGGAAAGACGACACTGGCCGTGCATGCCGCGCATCGACTGGTCGAACATTTCCCGGACGGTCAACTCTTCATCGATCTCTACGGTTTCACTGTCGACCAGAAGCCGTTGGATGCCCTCGCTGCTCTCGGTGTTCTGCTGCGCGCAGTGGGAGTCGAGCCGGACGCGATTCCAGAGTCGGTGGAGGAACGTTCGGCCCTGTGGAGGGCGATGCTCGCGGGAAAACGCGTACTTGTCGTGCTCGACAACGCGGTCAGTTCGGCACAGGTCAGCCCACTGATGCCGGCGGCTCCGGGATCGCTAACCCTTGTGACCTCACGCCAGGACATCGCAGTCGTGAGTGGGGCGCGGTACATCTCGCTCGGCATGCTGGACGAGGAATCCTCCCTTGAGCTTTTCTCTGCGATCCTCGGCACGGCGCGGGTGGAACAGGAACCGGAGCAGGCACAGGTCGTCGTGAGCCTGTGCGGGGGACTCCCCCTCGCGCTGCGCATCGTGGGCGGACGTATGCTCAGCCGACCGCGTTGGACATTCGCGCACGTCGAGCAACGCCTCAGAGAGCACCAACGGAGATTCCGTGAACTACGTCTTGACGGGCACAGTGTCGAGGCGGTCTTCGAGCTCTCGTACCAGAGCCTTAACGCGGTCCAGCAGCGAACATTCCTGTTTCTCGGGATCATGATCGGCAGCAGTGTCGATCTGCATGGGGCGACGTCGTTGCTGAAGTATGAACCCCCTGATGCGGACGATCTCCTTCAGGAGTTGGTCAGTGTCTGCCTGCTGGAAGAGTCGGCTGTCGATGTTTACCGGTTCCATGACCTCATCGGAGCCTACGCTCGGCAGAAGGCTCTGGAAATCATTCCCAAGGAGGACATCGAGGCTGCGCGCAGGCGAATGGCAGAGTACTACCTGGACATGTCGCAGTCCGCTGCCGACCTGATGGGACCGAGAGGGCACGACTACGAGAGGGACGAGGCCGAGATTTCTCGGTACAGAAATGAGATCTCGTGCCGGGCGGAGGCGGTGGCGTGGTTCGAGGTGCACCAGGAGAACCTGGTCCATGCTCTCGACTTTTTCGCATCGGACGGAGCTGGAGACGCATCGTGGCTGCTCGTTGATGCCATATGGCGCTTCTACGCGTTCCAGGGACGCACCGAGCTGCTCATCACTATCCAGGGGAAAGCGCTGGAGATCAGCCGCGCGCAGGGGAATGAACGAGGGATCTCCATCATGCTGGTCGGACTGGGGATCGCTCATTGCTTGTCCGGTCGGTTTGAAACATCTATTCGTTTTCTGTCTGAAGCGCTGGAAATTTTGAACAAAATCGGCGAGGAGCGAGGCGTGCTTCGGGTCTACGGAAATCTCGGCATGGTGTATGAACGAATGGGCCGCTTCCACGATGCGCTTTCCTGCGCATGGAAGGTCCTTGAACGTGCCGTGTCCGAAGGAGACCGTCGGCTGGAGGTGATGCAGCGCGCCAATATCGCGTTGATGTACCAGGTGCTAGGAGACTATCCAAAGGCTATAGAATTCTGTGAGGTCGCGCGGCGGATTGTCGTGGAAGAACAGCTCGAAGGCGATGCACATATTCCTCGGATCATGGGTGAAGTCAAGGTCGGCATGGGTGAATTCGACGAAGGGTTCCGTTACCTGGAGGAGGCGTTGAAGACCGCTCAGACCCTCGGTTCGCAGGCCCAGGAAATCTACACGCGCAATGGGCTTGCGATCGCTTTCCGAGAGTTCGGCGACCTGGATGCTGCGGTCGAGGCCCATATCACCGCGCTGGAGCTTGGCCGGTCGACCGGACAGCGGAGCGGAGACGCCGAAATCCTGAACGAACTCGGGGTTACCTACGCGCGTGGTGCTCGTCATGCCGATGCCCGCGACTCGCACGGGCAGGCCCTCGACCTCGCGCGCGAGCGCGGCGAACGCCACGCGGAGGGTAGGGCCCTCCTCGGCCTCGGCACCCTGCCCCCTGACATCATCGATCGAGACTCTGCAGTCGAATACCTCACCGCCGCAGCCCGGATCTGCGGCGAGCTCGGTGTCCCCGAGGCCGAGGCCGCCCAGGCTGAACTCCAGCGCCTCCGGGGCGACGCCTGA
- a CDS encoding NUDIX domain-containing protein — protein sequence MSASDGDGWVRLPDGSRRWGRFGASGLLLHAGDGGGDGAGGSSGGYVLLQHRALWGHMGGTWGTPGGALDSGESPVQAALREFGEEVAGDLGDVALNGVHRQEHEVWRYDTVLAHSAHRSAFTPGSAESTEIRWVALDEVERLRLLPPFRSIWPGLREALTQRLVVVVDAAAVLRHRQGGHGAWPESAAGDAAVAAAGRLRDELALLAASGVDGALLPDALALTPLHRWFPHILLLVDGDARSVASVPGVEVVATPRGKAASGAASGRPCGPGANGANSANGAHAPRTLVVTTPESADGGRAAAGAGDPGGGGSAPVAVPPDWLLKAAT from the coding sequence ATGAGCGCGAGTGACGGCGACGGCTGGGTGCGGCTGCCCGACGGGTCGCGGCGGTGGGGCCGTTTCGGTGCCTCGGGCCTGCTGCTGCACGCCGGGGACGGCGGCGGCGACGGGGCGGGCGGGAGCAGCGGCGGGTACGTGCTGTTGCAGCACCGGGCCCTGTGGGGCCACATGGGCGGCACCTGGGGGACACCGGGGGGTGCCCTGGACAGCGGGGAGTCCCCGGTGCAGGCGGCGCTGCGCGAGTTCGGGGAGGAGGTCGCCGGCGACCTCGGCGATGTGGCGCTCAACGGTGTGCACCGCCAGGAGCACGAGGTCTGGCGGTACGACACGGTGCTGGCGCATTCGGCTCACCGGTCGGCTTTCACCCCCGGGAGCGCGGAGAGCACCGAGATCCGCTGGGTCGCACTCGACGAGGTGGAGCGGCTGCGGCTGCTACCGCCGTTCCGGAGCATCTGGCCCGGGTTGCGGGAGGCGCTCACCCAGCGGCTCGTGGTCGTCGTGGACGCCGCAGCGGTTCTCCGCCACCGGCAGGGCGGCCACGGGGCATGGCCGGAATCGGCCGCCGGTGATGCCGCCGTCGCGGCGGCCGGGCGCCTGCGCGACGAGCTCGCCCTCCTGGCCGCGTCCGGAGTCGACGGAGCGCTGCTCCCCGACGCGCTGGCGCTGACCCCGCTGCACCGCTGGTTCCCGCACATCCTGCTGCTGGTCGACGGCGACGCTCGGTCCGTGGCGTCGGTCCCGGGCGTGGAGGTGGTGGCGACGCCTCGCGGGAAGGCTGCGAGCGGCGCGGCCTCCGGTCGGCCGTGCGGACCAGGTGCGAACGGTGCGAACAGTGCGAACGGTGCGCACGCCCCGCGCACCCTTGTCGTCACCACACCCGAGAGTGCGGACGGCGGACGCGCAGCGGCCGGTGCGGGCGATCCCGGTGGCGGGGGCTCGGCTCCGGTCGCGGTGCCGCCGGACTGGCTGCTCAAGGCGGCCACCTGA
- a CDS encoding PhzF family phenazine biosynthesis protein — translation MSRFRVIDAFTDRPFAGNPAAVMLLDGPYDEAWAQQVAAEFNLSETAFIVPDGDTADYALRWFTPSVEVALCGHATLAAAHALVEDGVDGPIRFATRSSGVLTVTPREGRLWMDFPANTPTPERFEGLAEALGAAPVWTGTAGTCDILVEVADARTVRGITPDMAALSALDCRGVIVTARADEGSPDACVSRFFAPRVGVPEDPVTGSAHTVIAPYWARRLKQNAFTAFQCSARGGRLYLEMPPAAPDRVFIGGSAVTVSEGDLRG, via the coding sequence ATGAGTCGCTTCCGCGTGATCGACGCCTTCACCGACCGGCCCTTCGCCGGAAACCCCGCCGCCGTCATGCTGCTCGACGGCCCCTACGACGAGGCCTGGGCGCAGCAGGTCGCGGCCGAGTTCAACCTTTCCGAGACCGCGTTCATCGTCCCCGACGGAGACACCGCGGACTACGCGCTGCGCTGGTTCACCCCCTCCGTCGAGGTCGCGCTGTGCGGGCACGCGACGCTCGCCGCCGCGCACGCGCTGGTCGAGGACGGGGTCGACGGGCCGATCCGATTCGCCACCCGCTCCAGCGGTGTGCTGACCGTGACCCCCCGCGAGGGGCGGCTGTGGATGGACTTCCCCGCCAACACCCCCACCCCCGAGCGCTTCGAGGGGCTGGCCGAGGCGCTCGGCGCGGCACCCGTGTGGACCGGCACCGCGGGTACCTGCGACATCCTCGTCGAGGTCGCCGACGCGCGGACCGTCCGCGGGATCACCCCCGACATGGCCGCCCTGTCCGCGCTCGACTGCCGCGGGGTGATCGTCACGGCGCGCGCCGACGAGGGGTCGCCCGACGCGTGCGTGTCGCGCTTCTTCGCCCCCCGGGTCGGGGTGCCGGAGGACCCGGTCACGGGTAGCGCGCACACGGTGATCGCGCCGTACTGGGCGCGGAGGCTGAAGCAGAACGCGTTCACCGCGTTCCAGTGCTCCGCGCGCGGCGGCCGGCTGTACCTGGAGATGCCGCCGGCCGCCCCGGACCGCGTCTTCATCGGGGGATCGGCCGTGACCGTCAGCGAGGGCGATCTCCGGGGCTGA